In Dysidea avara chromosome 3, odDysAvar1.4, whole genome shotgun sequence, a single window of DNA contains:
- the LOC136249388 gene encoding uncharacterized protein isoform X1 produces MQIAMASSNVNQMQQAAPEEHHKATQRRNSDLGSDPGYDSMPSEENEILELTIHINYDAVDGTGLERNIMVQYKGSPYYMQVENQSGNTRGRIIVVEKVEDPGNVNVCFRVTQRVQDKDQTYATLENSSIEKNMVVGVHSISEPLVLLNKQKEDSLNQWMIGYKKSSNAYFSLSKTCKGVTYYAMPSVRADGKISLILKKNNDSIEHHIFSWPPPTPVTNFISLTGCTKETHQAHMMVQENDSLRYVCANDHDYVVTTTDPSSANVMLSWKNLAQKEGYFIRLGSNSRLLGVKRIGDGEALELQKSGDEEFNTKLKVEFYKDNAASEHFSLCFISPINGKSYYVTPSPIGEPLRIYSNPEVDVHVFKVGKIATCSNGGVCVFKRLMKM; encoded by the exons ATGCAAATAGCTATGGCATCGTCGAATGTAAATCAAATGCAGCAGGCCGCCCCTGAAGAACATCACAAGGCGACTCAGAGGCGAAATAGTGATCTAGGCTCGGATCCAGGATATGACTCCATGCCCTCAGAAGAGAACGAAATTCTCGAACTGACTATTCATATTAACTATGATGCCGTCGATGGCACCGGTCTTGAA AGGAATATTATGGTGCAATATAAAGGTTCTCCATACTACATGCAAGTAGAAAATCAGTCAGGCAACACGCGAGGACGCATTATAGTCGTGGAAAAAGTTGAAGATCCGGGCAATGTTAACG TGTGCTTCAGAGTCACCCAAAGAGTTCAAGATAAAGATCAAACTTACGCTACACTAGAGAATAGTTCTATTGAGAAGAATATGGTGGTAGGAGTTCACAGTATTAGTGAACCTCTTGTCTTACTAAATAAGCAA AAAGAAGATTCTTTAAATCAATGGATGATAGGATATAAGAAATCATCAAATGCGTACTTCTCCCTGTCTAAGACCTGCAAAGGAGTGACCTATTATGCAATGCCATCTGTACGTGCAGATGGCAAAATCTCATTGATTTTGAAGAAAAACAATGATTCCATTGAACACCATATATTTTCATGGCCTCCCCCTACACCAGTGACAAATTTTATCTCTCTTACTGGTTGTACAAAGGAAACTCATCAG GCACATATGATGGTACAAGAAAACGACAGTCTTCGATATGTATGTGCTAATGACCATGATTATGTTGTGACCACCACTGATCCAAGCAGTGCAAATG TAATGCTCAGCTGGAAAAATCTTGCACAAAAGGAGGGATATTTCATAAGACTAGGAAGCAATAGCAGACTGCTTGGAGTAAAACGAATTGGAGATGGGGAAGCATTAGAG ctacaaaagtcaGGGGATGAAGAATTTAACACTAAGCTAAAAGTAGAGTTTTACAAAGACAATGCTGCAAGTGAACATTTCTCGCTCTGTTTCATATCCCCAATAAATGGAAAGTCATACTACGTGACACCATCACCCATTGGAGAGCCCCTGAGAATATACAGTAATCCAGAAGTTGATGTACATGTGTTCAAAGTTGGAAAAATTGCTACTTGCTCAAATGGAGGCGTTTGTGTGTTTAAGAGACTAATGAAAATGTAG
- the LOC136249388 gene encoding uncharacterized protein isoform X2, whose product MLWKRNIMVQYKGSPYYMQVENQSGNTRGRIIVVEKVEDPGNVNVCFRVTQRVQDKDQTYATLENSSIEKNMVVGVHSISEPLVLLNKQKEDSLNQWMIGYKKSSNAYFSLSKTCKGVTYYAMPSVRADGKISLILKKNNDSIEHHIFSWPPPTPVTNFISLTGCTKETHQAHMMVQENDSLRYVCANDHDYVVTTTDPSSANVMLSWKNLAQKEGYFIRLGSNSRLLGVKRIGDGEALELQKSGDEEFNTKLKVEFYKDNAASEHFSLCFISPINGKSYYVTPSPIGEPLRIYSNPEVDVHVFKVGKIATCSNGGVCVFKRLMKM is encoded by the exons atgctctggaag AGGAATATTATGGTGCAATATAAAGGTTCTCCATACTACATGCAAGTAGAAAATCAGTCAGGCAACACGCGAGGACGCATTATAGTCGTGGAAAAAGTTGAAGATCCGGGCAATGTTAACG TGTGCTTCAGAGTCACCCAAAGAGTTCAAGATAAAGATCAAACTTACGCTACACTAGAGAATAGTTCTATTGAGAAGAATATGGTGGTAGGAGTTCACAGTATTAGTGAACCTCTTGTCTTACTAAATAAGCAA AAAGAAGATTCTTTAAATCAATGGATGATAGGATATAAGAAATCATCAAATGCGTACTTCTCCCTGTCTAAGACCTGCAAAGGAGTGACCTATTATGCAATGCCATCTGTACGTGCAGATGGCAAAATCTCATTGATTTTGAAGAAAAACAATGATTCCATTGAACACCATATATTTTCATGGCCTCCCCCTACACCAGTGACAAATTTTATCTCTCTTACTGGTTGTACAAAGGAAACTCATCAG GCACATATGATGGTACAAGAAAACGACAGTCTTCGATATGTATGTGCTAATGACCATGATTATGTTGTGACCACCACTGATCCAAGCAGTGCAAATG TAATGCTCAGCTGGAAAAATCTTGCACAAAAGGAGGGATATTTCATAAGACTAGGAAGCAATAGCAGACTGCTTGGAGTAAAACGAATTGGAGATGGGGAAGCATTAGAG ctacaaaagtcaGGGGATGAAGAATTTAACACTAAGCTAAAAGTAGAGTTTTACAAAGACAATGCTGCAAGTGAACATTTCTCGCTCTGTTTCATATCCCCAATAAATGGAAAGTCATACTACGTGACACCATCACCCATTGGAGAGCCCCTGAGAATATACAGTAATCCAGAAGTTGATGTACATGTGTTCAAAGTTGGAAAAATTGCTACTTGCTCAAATGGAGGCGTTTGTGTGTTTAAGAGACTAATGAAAATGTAG
- the LOC136249390 gene encoding uncharacterized protein yields the protein MTSESRPPSRAESEGYYSWPTADNEIEQCVMISTKQNLDAIDGGDKSYTTPILVNTGESSQRYLAAKGLDDVMAIRKVANPDDRPGGVLFRKEVHLLGEDLTAVVLRNELHNPNYVVGVKTIKDTQKLHFLEVTTPPSNTQLWKRGFKNGMSNAYFSLYLTEDQAGNGVRYYALPDKDKTTMILRSSDTLNTESTEVCIFSWPKFTPNEEDSKPMELFAAIQPTSPTLDTSEDCTKKNHKVHIEVERNDKDQYMVVNDHGHITTKTKDDQFDDTNVLFIWKNLQRKDGCYITLVSNNRQVGVDSIEDGEILKCGNNSHHQIKVEYFENRANSEHFALSFTSPDSGQSYYILPSSNEEPMKIHSSPIGDVYIFKIGDIDCISKEGACVFERLMRTTQPIQHDV from the exons ATGACAAGCGAAAGCAGACCTCCCAGCCGCGCTGAATCCGAAGGATATTACTCCTGGCCAACAGCAGACAACGAAATTGAGCAATGCGTGATGATTTCCACAAAACAAAATCTGGATGCCATTGACGGTGGAGACAAATCGTATACG ACACCTATCCTGGTGAACACTGGTGAAAGTTCCCAGAGGTACTTAGCAGCGAAGGGTTTGGATGATGTCATGGCGATACGAAAAGTCGCAAACCCAGACGATCGTCCAGGAGGAG TGCTGTTCCGGAAAGAAGTGCACCTACTTGGAGAAGATCTAACTGCAGTTGTACTAAGAAATGAACTTCATAATCCAAATTATGTTGTGGGTGTTAAAACCATCAAAGATACACAGAAATTGCACTTCCTG GAAGTGACTACACCACCCAGCAACACCCAACTATGGAAGAGAGGATTTAAGAACGGCATGTCCAATGCCTATTTTTCATTATACTTGACTGAAGATCAGGCTGGAAATGGTGTGCGTTACTATGCATTACCCGATAAAGACAAAACTACTATGATATTGAGGAGTTCAGATACACTAAACACTGAGTCTACTGAAGTGTGCATATTTAGTTGGCCTAAATTCACACCCAATGAAGAAGACAGTAAACCAATGGAATTATTTGCAGCTATCCAGCCAACTTCACCAACATTGGATACTAGTGAAGACTGTACAAAGAAAAATCACAAG GTTCACATTGAGGTAGAAAGAAATGACAAAGATCAGTATATGGTTGTGAATGATCATGGTCATATTACAACGAAGACAAAGGATGATCAATTTGATGATACAAATG TGCTTTTCATCTGGAAGAACCTACAACGAAAAGATGGATGCTATATTACACTTGTGAGCAATAACAGGCAGGTTGGTGTAGACAGTATTGAGGATGGAGAAATTTTGAAG TGTGGAAACAACTCTCATCACCAAATAAAAGTGGAATACTTTGAAAACAGAGCAAATAGTGAGCATTTTGCATTGTCCTTTACATCACCAGACAGTGGCCAATCATACTACATTTTACCATCAAGTAATGAAGAGCCAATGAAGATTCACAGTAGCCCAATTGGTGATGTGTACATCTTCAAAATAGGAGACATTGATTGTATAAGCAAGGAAGGAGCTTGTGTATTTGAAAGACTAATGAGAACTACTCAGCCCATTCAACATGATGTCTAA